In the genome of Nerophis lumbriciformis linkage group LG32, RoL_Nlum_v2.1, whole genome shotgun sequence, one region contains:
- the LOC133574659 gene encoding uncharacterized protein translates to MKEEGLRKSTRPRKLTEKGQAFHEEMVSKLQARFNANYEKWKSTAKQAKRALDASDIASLHDHIAHIQETSGEVMQAYEELRSHETPDGNTRRRIDTCDAVSQKVFQQAQENLAAEEDERDQDKRSFHWSETRSAFILASLQRSKNSSSRRSSQLSAKRQDAAAEVAAAEATLLVLEEMERGKSELEMLEKEMEPKKRELERLETVKQMNAAKARLEAYEQEGNSDEELSDLLHGRSTPRKLPSKPVRHSEVKIESSGCNPYAQPVIPKDTTRGQPASNKTPEDGITALATALAESINISRLPVPEPAVFNGDPIKYKDWKMSFQLLIERKNIPVAEKIYYLRKYVGGPARKAVESYFLLGTEMAYRTAWNTLEERYGSPFVIAKAFRDKLSAWPRIGTKDNVELRELSDFLKGCEVAMIQIKSLQILNDCYENQRMLSKLPDWLTARWNRKVVEIEDQCGSFPTFSHFVNFVEKEARIACNPVTSLSALKANDSEKEKAKTPMTRNVGARTLTYSTEEKTDTLKCEFCERSNHNILTCRKFMEKENAAKVQFVKDKGLCFGCLKSGHISKKCEKRSICNTCKGKHPTCLHEERDKESRKNKDIQRETKGTSESKETKQTKEPSQETPNEAISNRIIQSDNTDLTSTIVPVWLSTKSNPEKELLLYALLDSQSDTTLVLQEKADVLDTDKKDVQLKLSTLSSKDSYS, encoded by the coding sequence ATGAAAGAAGAGGGCTTAAGGAAAAGTACAAGACCCAGAAAGCTCACTGAGAAAGGCCAAGCGTTTCATGAGGAAATGGTGAGCAAGCTTCAAGCTCGATTCAACGCcaattatgaaaaatggaaatctACTGCCAAACAAGCAAAAAGAGCACTTGACGCATCTGATATAGCAAGCTTGCACGATCACATTGCTCATATACAAGAAACTTCTGGTGAAGTCATGCAAGCATATGAAGAACTACGTAGTCATGAAACTCCTGATGGAAACACTCGCCGCAGAATTGACACATGTGATGCAGTTTCTCAGAAGGTTTTCCAACAAGCACAAGAGAATCTTGCAGCAGAAGAAGATGAGCGAGATCAAGACAAGAGGTCATTTCACTGGAGTGAAACTCGCTCAGCGTTTATTTTAGCATCGTTGCAAAGATCCAAAAACTCAAGTAGTCGACGTTCAAGTCAGCTGTCTGCAAAAAGGCAAGACGCAGCAGCAGAAGTAGCTGCAGCTGAAGCCACTCTGTTGGTCTTAGAAGAAATGGAACGTGGCAAAAGTGAACTCGAAATGCTTGAGAAAGAAATGGAACCAAAGAAGAGGGAGCTTGAACGCTTGGAAACGGTAAAGCAAATGAATGCTGCAAAAGCGCGACTGGAAGCGTATGAACAAGAAGGCAACTCAGATGAGGAATTGTCAGATCTTCTGCATGGAAGGAGCACACCAAGAAAGCTACCATCCAAGCCAGTAAGACATTCTGAAGTGAAAATTGAATCTTCAGGTTGCAATCCATATGCACAACCAGTCATACCAAAAGACACCACACGAGGGCAACCTGCTAGCAATAAAACACCAGAAGATGGCATAACAGCACTGGctacagccttggcagagtccatcaACATTAGCCGTCTACCGGTTCCAGAGCCCGCAGTTTTCAATGGAGATCCCATCAAGTACAAGGATTGGAAAATGTCTTTTCAATTACTGATTGAAAGAAAGAACATCCCAGTGGCTGAAAAGATCTACTACCTCCGAAAGTATGTTGGCGGTCCTGCGAGAAAGGCAGTTGAAAGCTACTTTCTGCTCGGAACAGAAATGGCATACCGTACAGCTTGGAACACTCTAGAAGAAAGATATGGTAGTCCATTTGTAATCGCCAAAGCTTTCAGAGATAAGCTCTCAGCATGGCCAAGAATTGGAACCAAGGATAATGTGGAACTAAGAGAGTTATCAGACTTTCTCAAAGGTTGCGAAGTAGCAATGATACAGATAAAGAGTCTTCAAATTCTAAATGACTGCTATGAGAACCAGAGAATGCTCAGCAAGCTTCCTGATTGGCTTACGGCAAGATGGAATCGTAAAGTAGTTGAGATTGAAGATCAGTGTGGTTCATTTCCTACATTCAGCCATTTTGTCAACTTTGTAGAAAAGGAAGCCAGGATCGCGTGCAACCCAGTGACATCTCTAAGTGCTCTCAAGGCAAATGATTCAGAGAAAGAGAAAGCGAAAACTCCAATGACTCGGAATGTTGGAGCCAGAACATTGACATACAGTACGGAAGAGAAAACCGATACGCTGAAGTGTGAATTCTGTGAAAGGTCAAATCACAACATTCTGACATGTCGAAAGTTCATGGAGAAGGAGAACGCTGCAAAAGTGCAATTTGTAAAGGACAAGGGATTGTGTTTTGGTTGTCTTAAATCTGGACACATCTCAAAGAAATGCGAAAAGAGAAGTATCTGCAACACATGTAAGGGGAAACACCCAACATGCTTACATGAAGAACGAGACAAAGAGTCAAGAAAGAATAAGGACATCCAAAGGGAAACAAAGGGGACAAGTGAGTCAAAGGAAACCAAACAAACTAAGGAACCAAGTCAAGAAACACCAAATGAGGCTATCTCAAACCGTATTATCCAAAGTGACAATACTGACCTCACATCCACAATTGTTCCAGTGTGGTTGTCCACAAAAAGTAATCCAGAAAAAGAACTATTGCTTTACGCTCTTTTAGACAGTCAGAGTGACACAACATTGGTTCTGCAAGAAAAGGCAGATGTTTTGGACACAGACAAGAAAGATGTGCAGTTAAAGCTCTCCACACTGTCATCCAAAGACAGTTATTCCTAG
- the LOC133574910 gene encoding uncharacterized protein isoform X1, translated as MCMWMDLYYVALILLMCYVLSTVKMLVKVRLGDVQKVVRITEPNLSDFLNAAFSKFGVPAITEGVKVVDSSGTEIDDDVFEEIVKDPSTGVLTIKYETESVSMVTSPKSQSSVCSSDSDTIILEDTPTRKRQRLDFEAMQLVKSILTKKSGGEYLINEYNRTKSLTDESRRKLVNILAAEMTEKNGQVKEMYAQGIVNLFPNLKDPFFKNGYEHFYDSNSGTGYLSWRIKTIQRCSAKERRSSFGALAEGPSDEDKSGGPTVGRVTQFIPEIVLSEDECKEAMSLMKRSADVDMVIKEMKLTFAHRHNMVLDPQQSSNILSYFPRFKDIKGLVEQDFVLLFGEDVSGKFLEK; from the exons ATGTGCATGTGGATGGATCTTTATTATGTTGCTCTAATCCTGCTTATGTGTTATGTACTTTCTACAGTGAAAATGCTGGTAAAAGTGAGACTGGGTGATGTCCAAAAAGTTGTTAGAATAACGGAACCAAATTTGTCGGACTTTTTGAATGCAG CATTTTCCAAATTCGGTGTCCCAGCTATAACAGAAGGTGTCAAAGTTGTTGACAGTTCAGGGACTGAGATAGACGATGATGTTTTTGAGGAAATTGTGAAGGATCCATCCACTGGGGTACTAACCATCAAATACGAAACAG AATCTGTCTCCATGGTAACCTCTCCAAAGTCCCAATCATCCGTTTGTTCATCGGACTCAGACACAATCATCCTTGAAGACACTCCTACCAGAAAGCGTCAGAGGCTGGACTTTGAAGCTATGCAA cTGGTGAAATCCATTCTTACCAAGAAATCGGGTGGAGAATatttaataaatgaatacaaCCGAACTAAGTCCTTGACAGATGAGAGCAGAAGAAAATTGGTGAATATACTGGCAGCTGAGATGACGGAGAAGAATGG ACAGGTGAAGGAAATGTATGCACAAGGAATTGTGAACTTGTTCCCCAACCTCAAAGACCCATTTTTCAAGAATGGCTAT GAACATTTTTATGATAGCAACAGTGGTACTGGGTACTTGTCCTGGAGAATTAAAACTATTCAGAGATGCAGTGCTAAAGAAAGGCGATCatcatttggag CTTTGGCGGAAGGACCATCTGATGAAGACAAGTCGGGAGGACCAACTGTTGGACGAGTTACCCAATTCATTCCAGAGATTGTCCTGTCTGAAGATGAGTGCAAGGAAGCGATGTCACTGATGAAACGTTCGGCTGACGTGGACATGGTCATCAAAGAGATGAAGCTGACATTTGCTCATCGGCATAACATGGTCCTGGACCCACAGCAGTCAAGCAACATTCTATCTTATTTTCCTCGTTTTAAAGACATCAAAGGCTTG GTTGAACAGGATTTTGTTCTATTGTTTGGAGAGGATGTATCGGGCAAGTTTCTGGAGAAGTAG
- the LOC133574910 gene encoding uncharacterized protein isoform X2: MLVKVRLGDVQKVVRITEPNLSDFLNAAFSKFGVPAITEGVKVVDSSGTEIDDDVFEEIVKDPSTGVLTIKYETESVSMVTSPKSQSSVCSSDSDTIILEDTPTRKRQRLDFEAMQLVKSILTKKSGGEYLINEYNRTKSLTDESRRKLVNILAAEMTEKNGQVKEMYAQGIVNLFPNLKDPFFKNGYEHFYDSNSGTGYLSWRIKTIQRCSAKERRSSFGALAEGPSDEDKSGGPTVGRVTQFIPEIVLSEDECKEAMSLMKRSADVDMVIKEMKLTFAHRHNMVLDPQQSSNILSYFPRFKDIKGLVEQDFVLLFGEDVSGKFLEK; this comes from the exons ATGCTGGTAAAAGTGAGACTGGGTGATGTCCAAAAAGTTGTTAGAATAACGGAACCAAATTTGTCGGACTTTTTGAATGCAG CATTTTCCAAATTCGGTGTCCCAGCTATAACAGAAGGTGTCAAAGTTGTTGACAGTTCAGGGACTGAGATAGACGATGATGTTTTTGAGGAAATTGTGAAGGATCCATCCACTGGGGTACTAACCATCAAATACGAAACAG AATCTGTCTCCATGGTAACCTCTCCAAAGTCCCAATCATCCGTTTGTTCATCGGACTCAGACACAATCATCCTTGAAGACACTCCTACCAGAAAGCGTCAGAGGCTGGACTTTGAAGCTATGCAA cTGGTGAAATCCATTCTTACCAAGAAATCGGGTGGAGAATatttaataaatgaatacaaCCGAACTAAGTCCTTGACAGATGAGAGCAGAAGAAAATTGGTGAATATACTGGCAGCTGAGATGACGGAGAAGAATGG ACAGGTGAAGGAAATGTATGCACAAGGAATTGTGAACTTGTTCCCCAACCTCAAAGACCCATTTTTCAAGAATGGCTAT GAACATTTTTATGATAGCAACAGTGGTACTGGGTACTTGTCCTGGAGAATTAAAACTATTCAGAGATGCAGTGCTAAAGAAAGGCGATCatcatttggag CTTTGGCGGAAGGACCATCTGATGAAGACAAGTCGGGAGGACCAACTGTTGGACGAGTTACCCAATTCATTCCAGAGATTGTCCTGTCTGAAGATGAGTGCAAGGAAGCGATGTCACTGATGAAACGTTCGGCTGACGTGGACATGGTCATCAAAGAGATGAAGCTGACATTTGCTCATCGGCATAACATGGTCCTGGACCCACAGCAGTCAAGCAACATTCTATCTTATTTTCCTCGTTTTAAAGACATCAAAGGCTTG GTTGAACAGGATTTTGTTCTATTGTTTGGAGAGGATGTATCGGGCAAGTTTCTGGAGAAGTAG